One Marinobacter salsuginis genomic region harbors:
- a CDS encoding TraC family protein, with amino-acid sequence MTAEEKVGPLSRIWSLIVGDNGGITHRDLEQELRRNKFSDFLPWVSFDEELGAFQTLDNRYGYLFEICPLTFLGGRDLKQLETFLSVTYPKRTQIQIMLAPDHNVNGILQAYSRNKQRRTPLLQKSIEQYTSFLKAGTKGMRCYHGIPVRNWRAFVCIKTVKPLSSEVLSIAEETLQAAHLAPARMGANHLVAWARQFFNDADADPNGNVDSRLPLRKQIINAETKIEFSGGEKPFRLGKRFGRVITPKVNAKSIDTFTTNTLTGGVMGAPDDPDQITTPFIFSLNIVFEDIKTSLHQKASATMAQKGTGSFAKAIQKRTEEFSWALDKLESERFMTIIPSLVILGDTEAECIDSVSRARRLWESKDFVMQEESVLEKPMLIASLPFGLYDIDKNIGLLDRHFYAPLSAVARFMPIQGDFRGSSDPALLYVGRKGQLVGMDVFDKRAPNHNFLIAAGSGAGKSYTLNDLCKNYYAAGSLVRVTDIGYSLQKQCDMVGGRFMDFGKERITINPFNTNSKDEDDRNADLMTTANILAEMAYSASRQPLHETEWTLIKEAVRWTADRGDIVNGIDAVQHYLKSYPKLASDQGEPLPSAVSKAHELAFNLHDFTTKGVYGRFFNGAGGFDISNDGFVVLELEKLSGQAELFNVVIMQVMNSVTQDLYLSDRSEQRFVLFEEAWRYFSDSRGEENNRLGNLIEEGYRRARKYSGAFGIVTQSPLDLRKFGPVGQVIKNNAAFKFYLECEDYAKAVDEGVLDYEGLAVDLLTSVKANKPKYSEIFFDTPFGRGIGRLSVDPWNHWIATSDGKEVAKYNALIAQGMTPAQAVSKLSGVPL; translated from the coding sequence ATGACCGCTGAAGAGAAAGTAGGCCCCCTCTCAAGAATCTGGTCGTTGATCGTTGGCGACAATGGCGGCATCACGCACAGAGACCTTGAGCAAGAGCTTCGCCGAAACAAATTTTCTGACTTTTTACCATGGGTCAGTTTTGATGAAGAGCTGGGCGCCTTCCAGACCCTGGATAACCGCTACGGCTACCTTTTCGAGATCTGCCCTCTCACCTTTTTGGGCGGGCGTGACCTTAAACAATTAGAAACGTTTTTATCGGTCACCTACCCGAAAAGAACCCAGATCCAAATCATGCTGGCGCCTGATCACAATGTGAACGGCATCCTTCAGGCCTATTCGCGCAACAAACAGCGCCGAACACCTCTGCTCCAGAAATCCATCGAGCAATACACCAGCTTCCTAAAAGCCGGCACTAAGGGAATGAGGTGCTATCACGGCATTCCCGTTCGAAATTGGCGAGCGTTTGTCTGCATCAAGACTGTGAAACCTCTATCAAGTGAAGTGCTGTCGATCGCTGAAGAAACCTTGCAAGCCGCCCATCTTGCGCCCGCGCGGATGGGGGCAAATCATCTAGTTGCCTGGGCACGGCAGTTTTTCAACGATGCCGACGCCGATCCGAACGGCAATGTTGATTCCCGGCTTCCGCTGCGAAAGCAGATCATCAATGCTGAAACCAAAATTGAGTTCTCAGGTGGCGAAAAACCGTTTCGCTTGGGCAAGCGCTTTGGTCGAGTGATTACGCCAAAGGTTAACGCAAAATCCATCGATACCTTCACCACCAACACCCTGACCGGTGGCGTAATGGGCGCACCGGATGATCCCGATCAGATAACCACGCCTTTTATTTTCAGCCTGAACATTGTTTTCGAAGACATAAAAACCTCTCTGCACCAAAAGGCCAGCGCCACCATGGCGCAAAAAGGCACAGGCTCTTTTGCAAAGGCCATTCAGAAAAGAACTGAGGAGTTTAGCTGGGCTCTGGACAAGCTCGAATCGGAACGGTTTATGACAATCATTCCATCCTTGGTCATCCTCGGAGATACCGAAGCTGAATGCATTGATTCGGTGTCGCGCGCCCGTCGACTCTGGGAATCCAAAGATTTCGTGATGCAGGAAGAATCGGTGCTTGAGAAACCGATGCTGATTGCCTCTTTGCCGTTCGGTCTCTATGACATTGATAAAAACATCGGCTTGCTCGACCGACATTTCTACGCGCCACTGAGCGCCGTGGCTCGTTTCATGCCCATTCAAGGCGATTTTCGAGGATCCAGCGACCCCGCCCTACTCTACGTCGGGCGCAAAGGGCAGCTGGTCGGCATGGACGTGTTCGACAAGCGAGCACCCAACCATAACTTCCTCATTGCCGCCGGTTCGGGTGCGGGCAAGTCCTACACGCTCAACGATCTCTGCAAAAACTATTACGCTGCAGGCTCATTGGTTCGAGTAACCGACATTGGTTACAGCCTTCAGAAGCAATGCGATATGGTCGGCGGCCGGTTTATGGATTTCGGCAAAGAGCGGATCACGATCAATCCGTTCAACACCAACTCCAAGGATGAGGATGACCGAAACGCGGACCTCATGACCACCGCCAACATCCTCGCTGAAATGGCATATTCCGCTTCTCGCCAACCGCTGCACGAAACGGAATGGACGTTGATCAAGGAAGCCGTTCGTTGGACTGCAGACCGCGGCGACATCGTCAACGGAATCGATGCTGTTCAACACTACCTGAAGTCCTATCCAAAACTCGCCTCAGACCAGGGCGAACCGCTGCCTAGTGCGGTCTCCAAGGCTCACGAACTCGCCTTCAACCTGCACGATTTCACGACGAAAGGCGTGTACGGGCGTTTTTTCAATGGCGCCGGCGGATTCGATATTTCGAACGATGGTTTCGTAGTCCTGGAACTTGAAAAGCTTTCAGGTCAAGCCGAGCTGTTCAACGTGGTGATTATGCAGGTGATGAACTCGGTCACCCAGGATCTTTACCTTTCCGATCGCTCCGAACAACGCTTCGTGCTGTTCGAAGAGGCCTGGCGATACTTTTCAGATTCCCGGGGGGAGGAGAACAACCGACTCGGCAACCTGATTGAAGAGGGCTATCGCCGCGCCCGCAAGTACTCCGGGGCCTTTGGCATTGTTACGCAGAGCCCGCTGGATCTCCGGAAATTCGGCCCTGTCGGACAGGTCATCAAGAATAACGCTGCATTCAAGTTTTACCTTGAATGCGAGGACTACGCGAAGGCTGTAGATGAAGGGGTTCTCGACTACGAGGGCCTGGCTGTCGATCTCCTGACCTCCGTAAAAGCCAACAAACCCAAATACTCTGAGATCTTCTTTGATACGCCGTTTGGCCGGGGTATCGGCAGGCTGTCTGTGGATCCCTGGAATCACTGGATCGCAACGTCCGACGGCAAGGAGGTTGCCAAATATAACGCACTGATTGCTCAGGGTATGACGCCAGCTCAGGCGGTGTCCAAACTATCCGGAGTGCCACTTTAA
- a CDS encoding conjugal transfer protein TraN: protein MDRWILLVLIGLLPGFVSADPASVTEAETTVGNARSSYGSAEAIQQNFTTPLMSADAMKTFDGQSFDANLGCSGSQKFLEIFVAPSASGDIGTLTVSQDSDLDGTIDRVFTPGVPVSGVCANGAVSCNAGTWDNCSGLSWVVNGSGEIGMTPIPLNKLGGCYCVNNSCGTGLVMSNLDKVLNDLGGGATGALTSQMDYLTVSEVGVTGPMIKFYAQKAGDCAAGSPMLKAYNSAPGNLASDAFSASAADPEFNMITTSPAATADPVQIKSCQITRNVPVEEVTLNDIIEYAGGSGNIFPCGPDCLQLSLGQVGDNYWAGSCKMYEHQVQFNVLDPSRILEAKINYAKFDDWMQIYADADLLWNGPYGNWTGTGRPPGACELSTNWVRSPNVDFKSYLTGGPVDFKIRVEVTGNGEGYALAKIKVDTDCKLKPDTISNSCSAYQSDPECTLMEEQVDGVWTYQNFVNTGLTPLPSTQVINGSTCSFTPSRPWWQKTRKYRCQVTGTYDFDDALERADNVQASTTNTGYQDYLKQSNGSVLTPTESLSVLEEVSVPACTQACKTRKPRLATDAVQNGVVQENRTDPNTFDYFFHECSAGVCPAGPGETVVQSCGCLNEFAEAAATLQAVRQASRDTICSSGTANPL, encoded by the coding sequence ATGGATCGCTGGATTCTGCTCGTCCTCATAGGACTTTTACCGGGATTTGTATCGGCAGATCCGGCATCCGTCACTGAGGCCGAGACCACTGTGGGCAATGCTAGAAGCAGCTACGGAAGCGCCGAAGCCATCCAACAGAACTTCACTACACCTCTGATGTCTGCCGACGCCATGAAGACGTTCGATGGCCAGAGCTTCGATGCCAATTTGGGCTGCAGCGGCTCGCAGAAGTTTTTGGAAATATTCGTTGCACCCTCGGCCAGCGGTGACATTGGCACCTTGACGGTCTCTCAAGATAGCGACCTGGACGGCACGATTGATCGGGTATTTACACCAGGGGTTCCGGTGTCCGGTGTATGTGCAAACGGAGCTGTTTCGTGTAACGCAGGGACCTGGGACAACTGCTCGGGACTGTCTTGGGTGGTGAATGGCTCAGGCGAAATCGGCATGACCCCGATTCCCCTAAACAAGCTGGGCGGGTGCTATTGCGTGAATAACTCATGCGGGACTGGCCTAGTTATGAGCAACTTGGACAAAGTCCTTAATGATTTGGGGGGAGGCGCAACCGGTGCGCTGACATCGCAAATGGACTATCTCACGGTTTCCGAAGTGGGTGTGACCGGACCGATGATTAAGTTTTACGCACAGAAGGCCGGTGACTGCGCTGCGGGCTCGCCAATGCTGAAAGCCTACAACAGCGCGCCGGGTAACCTCGCCAGCGATGCTTTCTCCGCCTCTGCCGCTGATCCGGAATTTAATATGATTACGACATCTCCGGCCGCTACAGCGGACCCTGTCCAAATCAAAAGCTGCCAAATAACCCGGAACGTGCCAGTGGAAGAAGTCACACTGAACGACATCATTGAATATGCCGGCGGTTCTGGAAACATTTTTCCATGCGGCCCAGATTGCCTTCAGCTTTCATTAGGGCAAGTTGGCGACAACTATTGGGCCGGTAGCTGCAAAATGTATGAGCACCAGGTTCAATTCAATGTCTTGGACCCAAGCCGGATTTTGGAAGCAAAAATCAACTACGCAAAATTCGATGACTGGATGCAGATCTACGCCGATGCCGACCTGCTTTGGAATGGCCCCTACGGAAACTGGACAGGTACCGGACGACCACCGGGCGCTTGCGAGCTCTCAACCAACTGGGTCCGCTCGCCAAATGTCGACTTTAAGAGTTATCTGACGGGTGGACCCGTCGACTTCAAAATTAGAGTGGAAGTTACGGGGAATGGCGAAGGCTACGCGCTCGCAAAAATAAAGGTCGATACCGACTGTAAACTCAAACCTGACACCATTTCAAACAGCTGTAGTGCATACCAAAGTGACCCTGAATGCACACTCATGGAAGAACAAGTGGACGGGGTTTGGACATATCAGAATTTCGTCAATACCGGTCTTACTCCGTTGCCGTCCACCCAAGTGATCAATGGTTCAACCTGCTCGTTTACACCTTCACGCCCGTGGTGGCAAAAAACGCGCAAATATCGCTGTCAGGTCACCGGTACATACGATTTCGATGACGCGCTCGAACGGGCTGACAACGTTCAAGCCAGCACCACGAACACTGGCTATCAAGACTATTTGAAGCAGTCTAACGGTAGTGTTCTGACGCCGACAGAAAGCCTTTCTGTTCTGGAAGAGGTTTCAGTGCCTGCCTGCACACAGGCATGCAAGACCAGAAAGCCGCGCTTAGCAACTGACGCGGTTCAGAACGGCGTCGTGCAGGAGAACCGCACAGACCCCAATACCTTCGATTACTTCTTCCACGAGTGTTCCGCTGGCGTTTGTCCGGCTGGACCCGGAGAGACAGTCGTTCAGTCGTGTGGATGTCTTAATGAATTCGCAGAAGCCGCAGCAACATTGCAGGCCGTTCGCCAAGCATCAAGGGATACGATATGCAGTTCAGGCACAGCCAACCCGCTTTAA